In Propionispora vibrioides, the sequence GAACTCATTCGTCAGTAGTTTTCCAACTGTTAAGAAAGCAACCATTTTGTAAACTATTCGATCGTCTTTAGTTAAAACTTCAGCTTGCTTACTCAGGAGACCAAATGGCAGCATCCGGCTTCAGTAACCAGGTATGCGCTTCATCGTTAATCCGGTCGGTCCAGGGATTACCGGGCAAATGACGGATCATCCAACAATAATACATGGCATAGCCCGGTGCGGTTACCTGCGGATGGACCAGTCCACCCGTTATTAGGGAAAAACTGTTATGCTTAATCTTGAACACATCTTCGCCGATCATTGAGAAACCAAAGCCCTGCGGTTTATCGAAGCGGTAAAAGTATACTTCCGGCTGCGGATGGTGATGCGGTATATAGCTGGACCATCGCCCCGGATAGTTAATAACCTCACCGACGACTAAATTAGAGTAAGGCGCGTTGGAATAATCAAACACCGTCCGGACAATCCTAAGCGCCGTTTCGTTCCATACACCCTTGCCAAATTGATCACAGCGGCAGTCTTCCGGTCTATACAGCTTGCTGTCAAAGGCGGTTTCATTCTTGGTTTTCTGCACAATCATCTCGCAATCGCTGATTGCCAGGATTTCCACTTCCGTATTCCGGGGAATATGAAGGCACCAGGGGCTTTCGTCGAACAAAGAATGTCTTTCTATAATTTGTTCTTTGCCTTCCCAGCTAATAGCCAGTTTGCCGGATAACAGCAAAAATGCCGTCTCCTGCTCACTGTCTAAAAACACCTCCGTATCCTCTGCCTTCCAGGAACATAAGCCAATATCCATCAGCATGTTATGCTGTCTATTGGCCGCTTCCGTTATCGTATTATACCCATGCTTAACACCGTTCAAATAACCAATCACTCTACATCATCTCTCCATCTAATTTCTGTAATGACCTTCTCAGTCCGTTCGGCAATAAATTTTTGAATATCCGCCGCTTTAGGCATCGCCGCCGAACAACTATGGCTGGCTACCACCATCGATGCGGAAGCCGTGGCAAATTCCAACGCCTTGGGGACATCCCAATTCTCCAAAAGTCCGTAGATAAAGGCAGACGCGTAGGCATCGCCGCCGCCGAATGATTTTAACAGCTTAATGGAGAAGGAATCGACTTTATACGCCCGCCGGTCGTTGCAATAGGCAATCGAGCCTTTTTTCCCGTATTTGATGATCGCAATTTTATTGCCATAGCCTAAATATTGTTCCGCCAGTTGATGGCCTTTGACGGTATTTTCTGCCTCCAGAATTTCCATCAGGTCAAATTCTTCGCGGGAGCCGATAATAATATCGCTCATTTTACCGGCCAGCGAGTAGTAGACAGAGATTTCTTCTTTGGATTTCCAGGTATAACTGCGGTAGTCAATATCAAAGATAACGATAGTTCCGTGTTTTTTGGCATATTTCATGGCTAGGAAGCAGGCTTCCCGGGACGGGCTGGTTGCCAAGGCTGTACCTGAGATTAACAGGATTTTTGAGTTTTTAATGTATTCTTCGGACACGTCCTCCGTCGATAGCTGCAGGTCGGCCACTTGGTTGCGGTACATCAGGATGCGGCTTTCGGTCGGACTGAGTATTTCCGTGAAGGTCAATCCGAGAGACTCGCCATTTTGGGCTGCCGAAAGCTGCGAGGTGTCGACGCCTTCTTTTTGGAAATAACCTTTGATGAATTGGCCAAATTGGTCATTCGATACTTTGCCCAGGAAACCGACTTTTTTTCCTAACCGGGCCATGCCTACGGCGATATTGGCCGGTGATCCGCCCAGGTACATGGAAAAGGTGGCTACTTCGTACAGCGGTCGGTGTAGCTCGTTGGGGTTAAGGTCAATGGTTGCTCTGCCTACGGGGATTATGTCCATAGGTTTTGTGGCATCAAACTGGATGTGATTCATGTCCGGGTTCCTCCTTTATTTACACTGGTTGTTACTGCCGAAAATGCAGATATGTTCTTTGACATTTTCGTACGTTGCCTGCCGTATGGCGTCATGAAGCTGGAAGTAGGTAACTCCCTGGTTATCCGAGAATATCGCATACATCCGTTTTACGATGCTTTGAAATGAGGCTGTGGCAATATTTACTTTGGAAACACCATGAGTAATGGCTCTTCTAAAGTCGCCGGCTAACAGGCCGGAACCGCCATGCAGCACCAGCGGCACGGCGACCTGGTCATGAATTTCCTGCAACCGGTCAAACCGCAGGTTAGGCTCGACCTTATATTCTCCGTGGGCCGTACCGATGGCTACCGCCAGGGCGTGGACCTGAGTCTCGGCGTAGAAGCGTTTTGCGTCTTCTACCGAGGTGATCATGATTTCCACACCGGCATAGTCGCCTTCACTGCCGCCGACCTTGCCAATCTCGGCTTCTACCGAAGCGCCGAATTCCGCCGCCAGGGTCATAACTTTCCTGGTTGTCTCTATGTTTTGGTCCAGGGGACCATGGGAGCCGTCAAACATGACCGAAGAGAAGCCAAGTTCCAACGCCTGCTTGATCAAAGCAAGATCAAAGCCATGGTCGTAGTGCACGGCTACCGGAACTTTTGCCGCTTTGGCCGCGGCTACCATCACCGGGCCAATGAGCGGCAGGGGGGAATACCTCAAACGGCCCTCCGCCACTTGAAGGATGATCGGCGAGTTAAGTTCTTCCGCCGCTTCTATGGCTCCCATAACCATTTCCATGTTCGCCACGTTGAAAGCGCCAATGCCATACCGCCCGGCTTTTGCTTGTTTTAGTATTTGCTCCAGTGTAACTAAAGACATCTTCCTCCTCCTTTTCTGAGCGCCACTTTATGTTGAATATTTTGTACGGCTTACCATAATTGTTTGTATATTTCCATGATTTGTTCTTTTGTCGGTATTCTAAAGGTGTTGGCCGGGCTGCCGCTGTCCAGGGCATCTTCCGCCATTTTGTTTAGATTCTTGTAAAACTCTTCTTTATCTATTTTTAATTCCTGGACGGAAGGAACCCCCAGATCCCTGCAAAAATCTGCTACCGCTTCGATAAGCCGGCCAGCCGCTTCCTCCACTTTCGCATCAGGCGAACACAGGTTTATCGTCTTGGCAATTTCAGCAAATCTTCTCGTATTTCCCGGCACGGCAAATTCCAGACATTTGGTAAGCAGAATGGCATTGGACAAGCCATGAGGTACGTGAAACAAAGCGCCAATCGGACGGCTCAGCCCATGCACCAGGGTAACCGAGGAATTATTAAAGGCAATACCGGCTTCCAAGGCGGCCAGCGACATTTGATACCGCGCCTCCACATTACCGCCGTCTTTATAGACTACCTTCAAATTATGATAAATACGTTTGACTGCCGACAAGGCAAACACATCGGATAAAGGCTGCGCCTGCCGGGACGAATAGGCCTCAATGGCATGGGTCAAAGCGTCAATCCCGGTAGCCACGGTCACTTTAGGCGGTGTCGTCAGGCTAAAGGCCGGGTCAACCACAGCCAACTGGGGCATCAACGCCGGGCCGCGCAACAGCATTTTTACATCCTTTTGGGTATCTGTGATGATCGTAAACTGAGTAGCCTCCGACCCGGTTCCTGCCGTTGTCGGCACA encodes:
- the iolC gene encoding 5-dehydro-2-deoxygluconokinase; the encoded protein is MNHIQFDATKPMDIIPVGRATIDLNPNELHRPLYEVATFSMYLGGSPANIAVGMARLGKKVGFLGKVSNDQFGQFIKGYFQKEGVDTSQLSAAQNGESLGLTFTEILSPTESRILMYRNQVADLQLSTEDVSEEYIKNSKILLISGTALATSPSREACFLAMKYAKKHGTIVIFDIDYRSYTWKSKEEISVYYSLAGKMSDIIIGSREEFDLMEILEAENTVKGHQLAEQYLGYGNKIAIIKYGKKGSIAYCNDRRAYKVDSFSIKLLKSFGGGDAYASAFIYGLLENWDVPKALEFATASASMVVASHSCSAAMPKAADIQKFIAERTEKVITEIRWRDDVE
- a CDS encoding 5-deoxy-glucuronate isomerase, with amino-acid sequence MIGYLNGVKHGYNTITEAANRQHNMLMDIGLCSWKAEDTEVFLDSEQETAFLLLSGKLAISWEGKEQIIERHSLFDESPWCLHIPRNTEVEILAISDCEMIVQKTKNETAFDSKLYRPEDCRCDQFGKGVWNETALRIVRTVFDYSNAPYSNLVVGEVINYPGRWSSYIPHHHPQPEVYFYRFDKPQGFGFSMIGEDVFKIKHNSFSLITGGLVHPQVTAPGYAMYYCWMIRHLPGNPWTDRINDEAHTWLLKPDAAIWSPE
- a CDS encoding class II fructose-bisphosphate aldolase, whose product is MSLVTLEQILKQAKAGRYGIGAFNVANMEMVMGAIEAAEELNSPIILQVAEGRLRYSPLPLIGPVMVAAAKAAKVPVAVHYDHGFDLALIKQALELGFSSVMFDGSHGPLDQNIETTRKVMTLAAEFGASVEAEIGKVGGSEGDYAGVEIMITSVEDAKRFYAETQVHALAVAIGTAHGEYKVEPNLRFDRLQEIHDQVAVPLVLHGGSGLLAGDFRRAITHGVSKVNIATASFQSIVKRMYAIFSDNQGVTYFQLHDAIRQATYENVKEHICIFGSNNQCK
- a CDS encoding iron-containing alcohol dehydrogenase, with translation MSRLNQIFLMPPKVLSGIGAIGQLKEHIGGKGTKALLVTDAMMVQIGNSQKVTTVLEEAGIDYCLYAEVNSEPTDEMVKKGVQLFNSEQCDFIIALGGGSPIDAAKAIGFMSVNGGEISSYLKKVITTPIPYLVAVPTTAGTGSEATQFTIITDTQKDVKMLLRGPALMPQLAVVDPAFSLTTPPKVTVATGIDALTHAIEAYSSRQAQPLSDVFALSAVKRIYHNLKVVYKDGGNVEARYQMSLAALEAGIAFNNSSVTLVHGLSRPIGALFHVPHGLSNAILLTKCLEFAVPGNTRRFAEIAKTINLCSPDAKVEEAAGRLIEAVADFCRDLGVPSVQELKIDKEEFYKNLNKMAEDALDSGSPANTFRIPTKEQIMEIYKQLW